In the Ipomoea triloba cultivar NCNSP0323 chromosome 6, ASM357664v1 genome, one interval contains:
- the LOC116022903 gene encoding E3 SUMO-protein ligase MMS21 isoform X1, translated as MTSTSGHRSVIPPGRLRTLTSMLESDNQSLLRDMRNAMNMMKEVAVDLETDNKSEMVLLLVKELENGLIQLLETSDECLHFSSAIQSIGNVYEPGPQPTDFRKLFDAEIAKSKATSPAQNQTFLRQFREAVWSVHHSGQPMPGEEQEDIIMTSLEHNLLNVTCPLIGKSVTELVDPVRSMDCKHIYEKKAIMQHIKKSGGRCPVAGCPKVLQAQRIVCDAFLLMEIEDLRQMGKQTAGSGVVEDFTMLPEAAEDDEE; from the exons ATGACGTCGACGTCAGGTCATCGCAGCGTCATCCCTCCCGGAAGACTTAGAACACTTACGTCTATGCTCGAGTCAGACAATCAGTCTCTTCTCAGA GATATGAGGAATGCTATGAATATGATGAAGGAAGTCGCGGTAGATTTGGAGACGGATAACAAATCCGAAATGGTACTCTTACTT GTGAAGGAGCTTGAAAATGGTCTGATTCAGTTGTTGGAAACTTCTGATGAATGTTTGCATTTTTCTAGTGCGATCCAAAGTATAGGGAATGTGTATGAGCCTGGGCCACAG CCAACAGATTTTAGGAAATTGTTTGATGCTGAGATTGCAAAATCTAAGGCGACTTCTCCCGCTCAGAATCAAACATTCTTAAGGCAATTTAGGGAAGCTGTTTGG AGTGTTCATCATTCTGGACAACCAATGCCGGGTGAAGAGCAAGAGGATATTATAATGACCAGTTTGGAGCATAACCTCCTTAATGTGACTTGTCCCTTAATTGGAAAGTCTGTCACGGAGTTGGTTGATCCTGTTAGAAG CATGGACTGCAAACACATATATGAGAAGAAAGCTATTATGCAACACATAAAGAAATCGGGTGGTCGTTGTCCTGTTGCAG GTTGCCCAAAAGTATTGCAGGCACAGAGAATTGTGTGTGATGCATTTTTGCTGATGGAAATTGAAGACTTGCGCCAAATGGGTAAACAAACTGCTGGGTCCGGGGTGGTAGAGGATTTCACAATGCTGCCTGAAGCGGCAGAGGATGATGAAGAATGA
- the LOC116021914 gene encoding RNA exonuclease 4 has product MATQLKNPKKHPKLNPNWAQLCEKLKINGSKKPLIKTSPASEPETQSTILGKRKERPYEQTNDSRPNPLIPTSSDCSVTDVIAMDCEMVGVSSVGNKSALGRVTLVNKWGNVIYDEYVRPMERVVDFRTKISGIRPHHLKKAKNFNAVQKEVAELIKEKILVGHALHNDLKALLLSHPKKDIRDTSEFHPFLKEGRSRALRHLAAEILGADIQNGEHCPVEDARAAMMLYVKHRKVWEKHIKDFMKLKKKQEKRKHKKKPRGDEGQAAHE; this is encoded by the exons ATGGCCACTCAGCTGAAAAACCCTAAAAAGCATCCAAAGCTAAACCCCAACTGGGCTCAACTCTGTGAA AAACTCAAAATCAATGGCTCAAAGAAACCGCTCATAAAGACTTCTCCAGCATCGGAACCAGAAACCCAGAGCAccatattgg GGAAGCGAAAAGAGAGGCCCTATGAACAAACCAATGACTCTCGGCCCAACCCTTTGATTCCTACCTCATCTGATTGCAG TGTTACAGATGTGATAGCCATGGATTGTGAAATGGTAGGTGTCAGCTCTGTTGGGAACAAGAGTGCACTTGGGCGAGTCACATTG GTAAACAAATGGGGAAATGTTATATATGATGAATATGTGCGCCCAATGGAACGCGTTGTTGACTTCCGCACCAAAATTAGTGGAATCCGACCTCATCACTTGAAGAAAG CAAAGAATTTCAATGCTGTTCAGAAGGAAGTTGCAGAGTTGATTAAAGAAAAGATTCTTGTTGGCCATGCTCTGCACAACGATCTAAAA GCATTGCTATTAAGTCACCCGAAGAAGGATATTCGTGACACTTCTGAGTTTCACCCTTTCCTAAA AGAAGGGCGTAGCCGTGCCCTTAGGCATCTTGCAGCTGAAATTCTAGGAGCAGATATTCAAAACGGGGAGCACTGCCCG GTAGAAGATGCCCGTGCTGCAATGATGCTATACGTGAAACACAGAAAAGTATGGGAAAAACACATCAAGGATTTCATGAAGCTGAAGAAGAAACAGGAAAAAAGGAAACATAAAAAGAAGCCGAGAGGTGATGAAGGTCAAGCAGCACATGAATGA
- the LOC116022045 gene encoding transcription elongation factor 1 homolog, with protein MGKRKSKAKPPPKKRMDKLDTVFSCPFCSHGTSVECRIDMKNLIGEAECNICKESYSTTVTALTEPIDIYSEWIDECERVNNPEDDG; from the exons ATGGGTAAGAGGAAGTCAAAGGCTAAGCCTCCTCCCAAGAAGAGAATGGACAAGCTTGATACTGTTTTCAGCTGTCCATTCTGCAGTCACGGGACTAGTGTGGAGTGCCGCAT TGATATGAAGAACTTGATTGGTGAAGCAGAATGCAATATTTGCAAAGAGAGCTATAGCACAACTGTGACAG CTTTGACAGAGCCTATAGACAT ATATAGCGAATGGATTGACGAATGTGAGCGAGTTAACAACCCTGAAGATGATGGCTAG
- the LOC116022903 gene encoding E3 SUMO-protein ligase MMS21 isoform X2, with amino-acid sequence MTSTSGHRSVIPPGRLRTLTSMLESDNQSLLRDMRNAMNMMKEVAVDLETDNKSEMVKELENGLIQLLETSDECLHFSSAIQSIGNVYEPGPQPTDFRKLFDAEIAKSKATSPAQNQTFLRQFREAVWSVHHSGQPMPGEEQEDIIMTSLEHNLLNVTCPLIGKSVTELVDPVRSMDCKHIYEKKAIMQHIKKSGGRCPVAGCPKVLQAQRIVCDAFLLMEIEDLRQMGKQTAGSGVVEDFTMLPEAAEDDEE; translated from the exons ATGACGTCGACGTCAGGTCATCGCAGCGTCATCCCTCCCGGAAGACTTAGAACACTTACGTCTATGCTCGAGTCAGACAATCAGTCTCTTCTCAGA GATATGAGGAATGCTATGAATATGATGAAGGAAGTCGCGGTAGATTTGGAGACGGATAACAAATCCGAAATG GTGAAGGAGCTTGAAAATGGTCTGATTCAGTTGTTGGAAACTTCTGATGAATGTTTGCATTTTTCTAGTGCGATCCAAAGTATAGGGAATGTGTATGAGCCTGGGCCACAG CCAACAGATTTTAGGAAATTGTTTGATGCTGAGATTGCAAAATCTAAGGCGACTTCTCCCGCTCAGAATCAAACATTCTTAAGGCAATTTAGGGAAGCTGTTTGG AGTGTTCATCATTCTGGACAACCAATGCCGGGTGAAGAGCAAGAGGATATTATAATGACCAGTTTGGAGCATAACCTCCTTAATGTGACTTGTCCCTTAATTGGAAAGTCTGTCACGGAGTTGGTTGATCCTGTTAGAAG CATGGACTGCAAACACATATATGAGAAGAAAGCTATTATGCAACACATAAAGAAATCGGGTGGTCGTTGTCCTGTTGCAG GTTGCCCAAAAGTATTGCAGGCACAGAGAATTGTGTGTGATGCATTTTTGCTGATGGAAATTGAAGACTTGCGCCAAATGGGTAAACAAACTGCTGGGTCCGGGGTGGTAGAGGATTTCACAATGCTGCCTGAAGCGGCAGAGGATGATGAAGAATGA